One Vicia villosa cultivar HV-30 ecotype Madison, WI linkage group LG5, Vvil1.0, whole genome shotgun sequence genomic window, CAGGAGGACCTCTAAAAACTTAAAGACAACTCCGGTAAGTAGTCAGTAGTCACTATAGCATTATAGCGCGATAGAATTtgaacaaactcttttttttattGACAGCATTACAGCAATGCCTTTGAGCTTACTCACCTTTTTGTGGGCATCATCAGGTATAGGATCTCTAAATTTCCATCTATTAAAAGCTTCCAATATGTCctctaaaacaaaaacaacaagctTCGTTACAAACAGTATACACATCAAACCAAACCgacattaaacaaaaaaattaaaacaaataaccaTAAGATTTAGCCCTTGTCGCTTGGAttctgaaaagaaaaagaaaaaaaaaaatcccatcaaaattcaaattaaaatatctcATACCGATACCGTACCTTTGTTTTGCTTGTCCATAGCAAGAATAATatcaaattcaacaaaatcaGATGACTTAATTGGCCTTGAACGTGAAGTTATCTCAATCCCACGTCTCTTTGATGCAGCTCTCATTCTCGGGTCAGCTTCATTAcccttaaaaaaaaatcaattatttaaacaatctcaaaaaccccttataaaaaaataaccaaaaaaaacaatttttaaaaatgagATTTTTAGATATACCCACCTCATGATAATTGATTGTACCAGCAGAATCAATTCTAAACTTCGAATCAAACCCCCTTTTCTTAACCAAGTCTGTGAAAACCCCTTCCGCAGCTGGGCTTCTACAGATGTTGCCAAGACACACAAAGAGAACAGAGAATGGTTTCTGTGTTGCGTCTGTGACAGTGGAAGAAGCCATGGAAGAAGCTTGAATTGGAGAAAAGAGAGAGTTTTTGAAGGAAATGGAAAAAGGTTTTAGAGATGAATTCCTAGAATGCGTGGAAGGAACGAGGAATGAAACATTTGGGTTTGGAGAGAGGGATTGGGAACAGTGGCAAAATGGTAAATTGATAAGGTTTGTTCCTTGAGTGTATAGTGTTCTCATTTTCTTTTCCTCCCAAATCAATGGAggaaattttcatttgaagactACTTTATATCTTTAAGAATCTCAAAAtgtttttaaattcaaaaatatagttatcaattgtattttattttaaaatccaaataaaagcACAAGTGCTTAGAATAGAAATAATAGAAgtcacaaaacaaacaaatttttttttaaaaaaagttaacaATGAAATAATAAGAGATGATTTTAATCTTCTTTAGCAACAACAAGATATATGATTTTTTtactattgaaaaataaaatttatttttctaccTCTATGTCTTCTTATAAATTTTTGGTGAAAATTTAAAAACATTCATagaatttgaagatacatcttCAGACGCATCTATTTTACACAAAATTGATCTCAAACGAATAAATCACTCCATTATACTTAATTTTATTATGGAGTTGCATCTTCGAAAATGCATTTAGTATATTTtagagatgcatatccaaaaataGTGTTGATACTTCAAAACTGAAACAAAGACAGTATGTGTAAGATCTAGAAACCACGACAACTTGACATTAAATTAAAACATTCAACATTACATAAATAAtcattaacataaatttaacattTTATATCGTTATAAACGGGTAATTCTGGATGTTGCAACATATTGATAATATCTTCGACGAATCTTGCAATCTTTACATTCACTTCAATCGAACTCTTTGCTGAATAACGACAAAAAGTATTTGACATAACCTCTAAATCCTCATCCATCTTCAGTTTGAAGTTGATCAATTGTATCTTCCCTTCGCTGTCAAATGAGGATGAATaatactcaagcttgacaactTTTCGATTTTCTAGATATTGCAGGAGAATATTTGGATATCAAATCAGCGAGAGGTGTGTCCTCGGTGACCCTAAATTGAAATGACGACTTCTCACCATTGAAATACACAAATGCAAGGTAGGAATATGTATTCATTATTTGATTGTAGTGTGTTGTGTAGAAAATATGTGATGAGAGACACCCTATTTATACAAGTCTTTGATGATAATATTAGTAACAGTCTTATAATCATTACACATTCTCCAACTATCATCTTTTTTGGGGACTAAAATGATATGAACAACATATTGACTTAAGCTTTATCTTACCTATACTTTACTTACTAATTCTATAACTTATTTTTTTATATCTCGAGTTTGTTGCGGGTTGCTTACGTAGGCTCTCCTATTAGACAAGGAAggtattaaaactaatttaattttatgttCAAGTTCTCTTCTGAATGGTAAACCAATAAACCATTTGGTATTTCTTTATAAAAACTAGCTCTCAAAttcttaaaaaatatatcaacatAACTTGACAAATTTTGAGTGTTATAAATGTTAGATAATAAAGACACTTCTTTGAAAATTATCAAATACTAGTATATGGATTACTTGTTCGAGCTTGTTTTTTTAACCTCTTTTTTTAGCaatcaaactcttttttagcttttgttttctttttctatcGTTTTTATATTTATTCCTAAATGGAAATTTCTTTTGAGTTGTTGTTCAGCTTTGACAATTTGATGTATCAACTCTTTCATTTCATTTCAATGTTGTGATTAATTTCCACTATGTCACTTATGTTATGATTTAAGCCATAGAGGGACCTATATATACTTGTCTCATTGTCCTCTTCCGTATTGTCCATAATTTTGACAATCTCCATCTCTTTGAAACACTCTTTAATACTCTTAAAACCTTGTGTGAGTTTTTATAATTTATCGTgcaaatatttatggtaatagAACAACACAAATGTTTTCCTTGTGATTTTTTCCATCTCCTATTAAGTACTAGTTGAGGATTTTTCGtaccttgttttttttttttggggtcATATGCTTCCACTAAAATAAGGCACGCTTTTAAATTTAAGGGCAACAACCTACACTTTTCAATATTACAGTAATTGtgaaatataaaatttgtttaattttattctcCGACTATGAatcacttgtctatatagatggTGGGAATTAACTCTTTATGCCTCTCGAATCCCCCTTTTGCCTCATCTTTTTTATACGATTTCTTTCATCCTTATCAAAACTTCCACCATTAGATTATTATACATTTTTCTAGTTGTTGTTCTGGGTGTGTCGCGGCACAAAAAATACCCAAGCAAATCGCATGTTCGAAATATAACAGAGTCGTCGTcgaattttatttattcaaaaaggAAAGGGGAATATCGATAAAACCCCCAAACAACGACAATGGTCATCGCAACtaaatttaggttcgggagtcggtttaGCGAGGgaaaggtattaacacccctcacatctgttgtACTTAACGGTTAacgaaagaaaataattttttttaataataaaataaaactaaggaTATTtcagtaaatatattaatttattaaatatcaactgtcacattccctcccctcccctccaaatcccccgATTCGGGGGACGCAAACAATGTGATtttgagggattttgctcccTTCCCCTCCTCTTCCTCCTGAAAATTGAACCAGACacgttttattataaatatccctcccttccctcccctccccgccatttacctcgaaccaaacacactcttagggcTCGTGGCATTAGATTGCATTTATTATGAAAAATACTTTTGAAAAAAGAACTTGGTGTTTACCAAGGGTTTGTTTACATTGATGTTGAAAATTGGATCACGTATgaaatgaatttgaaaagagtTTGATGATGATCAAGCGTTTGAATCTTATTTTGAAATATTGATTTTTtgcacattcatttttatcttgAAATCTTATTTTGAATCTTATTTAGAATGAAATTATAATTTCGTTTATGACTAGAATATTTCTTTTTATAATCATCACAagaattttgttttctttaataTTAGATTCTTGATTTTTGGATTgaaattttctttttgaaattCACATTAATATCATGTGTTAATTAAATATTGAGAATTATGTACTATTTCATATATTATATTCTCAATATTTTAGTCTAAAATATTTggtgtaaaacttttttttttatagtaaCACTTTTCtgaattattttaataaagtgttatattttgaatttattttagacTCAATTTTGTTCATTCAGACACCAACTATATTTTATATTcttgaatttaaaattattattattaaattctaCATTGTATTGTCATTTTGAGTAATATTGAAAAGTATATCATCCTTGCAATttgttatattaaaatattttatttggtaTAATGGTTTTCTATTGAGAACCATTTGAGATGATATGGTGATATCTTAAAGTCATCAAAGTTTAATGACTTCATAACAAGGATGCATGTCACATTGTATGAGGTTAGTATAATTCAATTACTTTTAAAATCTTGTGACTTATATTATATAATTGCATATAAGGatatatttgtttaaatattatatacgacttttatgaaaatataaaatgtacgattatatatataaaactatTGTCTAGAATAATTTTTTGATATTTAGAACTCTTTAATCTCTTATAGGTTTATTGTTAATAAACTCAATTTTAAAATAACATTATTTTTGGagtatttcaaataaaattattttggagttctatttaattaattattcaatattaatttgtatgtaggggtgggaataggccaggccggcctacaggggcctacggcccagcctacataggcctaggccaggccagacctatttaataaagagaccaggcttaggcttttttaaaagcctattctATTTAATAGGTcagacttaggctattaaaaaagcctatgaagccttataggccggcctatattttcatatatattagagatatgttaaataagttggttcatgtatgcatatatattaggaaaaaaaaagctaaataggctaccctatatatatatatatatatatatatatatatatatatatatatatatatatatatatatatatatatatatatatatatatatatatatatatatatatatatatatatatatatatatatatatatatatatatataaaacaaatgctaaataggttcacttatatatgtatatataggtcgacctacaagacttcttaagttatacagattaattgaaaactttaataagatacaggctttttaaataggctttcaggccaggccaggtttttaaaaaggccaggtcaggctaaaaaactgagcctatgataggccttaggccaggcttaggccttttaagtttatcgtaggccagactcaggccttctaaagcctggcctatttccacccctatttgTATGATTGTAACTTACCTATCGTGAGTGCAGTTTTTCAAATTTTGttaagtaaaataattaaatgtattttaattataataattattatattgataatAGTTATACCCTATCGATATgctattattagtataatttgtTTTGGTTAAAAGTACTTGTGATTTATAATTACGTAAACTATGATTCGAGTACCCTATCATTATTAGAATTTTGGAgacataatatttatatattgttgTTATGTTTTCTTTTAAAGACgtgtaatattttaatttaatgaaatcctataatttattttaaatattttttttattaaaatggatTTCAAATTTCTATGTATTATGTAAGTGATGGACATACCCTATCAGTGTGACGTTACTTGACATGATCATTGTGTGATAGAGAAAATAgttgaatatttgtttataattttttttaatttaataattcaacTATTATCCTCTATCAAGTGGGAGAATTTAACATGTCAATTGTATAGAAAtgagaaataaatattatttatttaacataatattattttatggAGACTTATATTGAGGATAGTGTAGTCTTGTGTTATTGAAAGAAATTTATGACTACTTGTGTTGTATCctcaaaatattaattgaattaaagtcTTATATTTTCCGCTGCGTATAACATATTATGTTTCTCAAATGTGTGTAGTTATATTTGTAGCATTTGAGTTTTGAGTGAATTATTAAGATGTTGTATATAAtcctatatttaaaattatatggatTTGATGTCACTCAAATGATGGTAAACCTTTTATATGACCATCGTATTGTTTCATGTGAAattatatttgtgatgatatattCTGTTTATGTGCAAAATATGTGGTTGAGTTTGTAAAACTCTAGTGATGATATATTATACAACCACTTCTCTGTATAGTTTtgcactaaaaataaaattagtattctATTGAATAATCAGAGTATTTAATATTAGTGGGCTCTGATAAATGTATATCCATTGTTATATTGGATCAGTGGGAGTGCATGTgtatacaaaataatataatccaaaagaaaaagaaatagattATTATTCTCATATTGTCATATATTCTTTTATGCAATATAAAATATGACATATTCTAAAAAGACTTCAAAATGTACAATAACTCTAAGAAGTCTTATTCTAGTATACTGAGATATATATTATTCTCTTAATCTCAGGAAACATCATAATTAGATGTTTGGGTCGATATTGAAAAGACACAATAATTCCTTAGCATGCAATAATATTGTGTTATTCTATCTTCAATAGTCCACTCTTGTCAGGTCATAATATGAAAGTACAAGTAAACATCCATACTCCTATCGAGTATGATATTGTATTATGAAGGTACTTATGGTTAAATGTAATTACTCTTGTAATAGGATGTTCCTATATGTAATTACTATTCGTAGACCTATGTGGATATTCTATGACCTATAATTTAAAACTCATTAGTATAATCACTTCCCAAGACTTATACACATGAGTAAGTCTTATGATATTTTGGGTTAGTGGGAGTTTATTAATAGCATTTTCATATGCTTGGGCCATTGCTTATAATATATTACTCTTAACTTAAATATGTTACTCTAAATTCATcgttgttgatttaagttgtgagttTTAACTTGTATGATTTGTCTTCCCTATCGGATACAATTTCTGCAGCGTTGAAATTTACTTCTCTTTGGATTGATTAGTGTTTTGACCATTATTGATATTCTAATATTAGAatcaatattttgaataattaattattgtcatccaagtgggagattgttagattaattatttaattaatctaatatggattgaaataatcaattattaattaattatattatggtCAAATGTTATTAAACACTAATTATTGATGGATTGTTTGATTGGGCTTTGTGCCTGAATAGACCGTGATGGGTTGGACCAttcagttaagcccaatgagaggtcTCTGCCCTCAACCGTTTAGTTATTTAAGCGTTGCCCCATTATACAATTAACATACTGTGAAAACCCTAAACGGCAATGAGGGTAGTAACCCTCTCATACTCATTCTCTTTGACGGTGTCTCAATTCAAAAGGTCTCCCAATTCTAAAAGGTACACTGTTCTAATTATTCTTGATTActctataatattataatatgctATAATTTGTATCTATAGATTCAATTAAATCTATCAGTGAATAGCTAGACAAATCATGGATCAAAATATATACATGCAAACAAGCATGCACATAAACAAATGAAGATAAAaaattcaaacaataattaatcaaGGTTATTTCTAAAAAGGAAATTAACTCTTAAAGAAATCTTTTTTGgatctttttaaaaatatttttgatagaAAGAAAGCCTATAACATACACCTAAGTGTTGGTTCTTTGAAATCTAATAATTAACCTAATCAAAATTAGTGGATTAAAATCAatcatgtaaaaaataaaaataaaaacttgatCCAATGTCAagctatttttcaaataaaattaattgaaCGTCATGCGAGCtcttggtcaacaccaagtacTTTTCACCTGATTTTAAATCTAACGCGCACAAAATCTGTTTTTGAATAAACGAGTTGAATAAACAAGTTGGACGTATGTCCTACCTTTTCCTTGATTGTTTGGATACAAGTTGTATAGCTTGGCCGTTCGAATAATCGCAACTAGGGGTGTAAGCGAATtagaaaaaaactaattaaactgataatccaaaccaaaccaaattgaaataaaacttattttttatggTTCGGttataaaaccgaaccaaaccaatagaAACCGATGTTGTTTGGTTTGATTCtcggttttagtttttaggaaccgcaAAACCGATGATCCGAACCAATGGATATAAATATGCTCTAAATCTTTTATTCCACCTATCATTAAGCTCAAATTTTATATCGGTCCAATCATTCtccatctttgtttacacttTCCTTATTTCGGCAAAATACGCATCTAGAACCAAACTCCAAAACATAGAAAGTATAAACCATAAGTCACAAAAACTTGTTTTCACTAAACTGTTGCTCTCATTGCCCGCCACAACTTTTTCTTTCACTACT contains:
- the LOC131606872 gene encoding uncharacterized protein LOC131606872; its protein translation is MRTLYTQGTNLINLPFCHCSQSLSPNPNVSFLVPSTHSRNSSLKPFSISFKNSLFSPIQASSMASSTVTDATQKPFSVLFVCLGNICRSPAAEGVFTDLVKKRGFDSKFRIDSAGTINYHEGNEADPRMRAASKRRGIEITSRSRPIKSSDFVEFDIILAMDKQNKEDILEAFNRWKFRDPIPDDAHKKVKLMCSYCKKNSETEVPDPYYGGPQGFEKVLDLLEDACESLLDDILAENKHIQES